Proteins from one Dromiciops gliroides isolate mDroGli1 chromosome 6, mDroGli1.pri, whole genome shotgun sequence genomic window:
- the TMEM216 gene encoding transmembrane protein 216 isoform X1 has translation MAPRGRRLSSISLEILLFLNGWYSATYFLLELFVFMYKGLLLPYPRANLVLDLFMLFLYLGIEIIRLFFGTKGNLCQRMMPLGISLALTFPSAMMAVYYLTMQTYVLRLEVVMSTILLLFCILELLLEVITLTTFNSMDTY, from the exons ATGGCGCCGCGAG GCCGTCGGCTGTCGTCCATCTCCCTGGAGATCCTGCTCTTTCTCAATGGCTGGTACAGCGCCACCTACTTCCTGCTGGAGCTTTTCGTGTTCATGTACAAAG GTCTCCTGTTGCCCTACCCAAGGGCCAACCTAGTCCTTGACCTGTTCATGCTCTTTCTGTACCTGGGCATTGAGATCATCCGCCTCTTTTTCG GTACAAAAGGGAACCTCTGCCAAAGGATGATGCCCCTAGGGATCAGCTTGGCCTTGACCTTTCCATCAGCCATGATGGCCGTATATTACCTCACGATGCAGACCTACGTTCTTCGCCTTGAAGTTGTGATGAgcaccatcctcctcctcttctgcaTCTTGGAGCTGTTGCTCGAGGTGATCACGCTCACCACCTTCAACAG CATGGATACCTATTGA
- the TMEM216 gene encoding transmembrane protein 216 isoform X2 — protein MYKGLLLPYPRANLVLDLFMLFLYLGIEIIRLFFGTKGNLCQRMMPLGISLALTFPSAMMAVYYLTMQTYVLRLEVVMSTILLLFCILELLLEVITLTTFNSMDTY, from the exons ATGTACAAAG GTCTCCTGTTGCCCTACCCAAGGGCCAACCTAGTCCTTGACCTGTTCATGCTCTTTCTGTACCTGGGCATTGAGATCATCCGCCTCTTTTTCG GTACAAAAGGGAACCTCTGCCAAAGGATGATGCCCCTAGGGATCAGCTTGGCCTTGACCTTTCCATCAGCCATGATGGCCGTATATTACCTCACGATGCAGACCTACGTTCTTCGCCTTGAAGTTGTGATGAgcaccatcctcctcctcttctgcaTCTTGGAGCTGTTGCTCGAGGTGATCACGCTCACCACCTTCAACAG CATGGATACCTATTGA